The Candidatus Methylomirabilota bacterium DNA segment GGGCTCGGGGCCGGTCACCTCGCGGGCCGGCGGCGCCACCGCTCGGCGCCGCTGCCAGCGCCGGAGCCGCGCCGCCAGGCCGAAGAGCCCCGCCACCAGCGCGCCCACCGTCGTGGATCCGAGGGTCACGACGGCGACCGAGGCCTGGATCTGCCAGTGCAGAAACCGGACCGTGACGGAGTCGGCGTTCTGAAGGGCGAAGACGGCGACCACCAGCAGGAGGAGGCTGATCAGGACGAAGACCCACTGCATCCTACTTCATGGGAGGGGGCCGCGACGGCCCCCTCCCAAACCTCCCCCGACCTT contains these protein-coding regions:
- a CDS encoding LapA family protein; translation: MQWVFVLISLLLLVVAVFALQNADSVTVRFLHWQIQASVAVVTLGSTTVGALVAGLFGLAARLRRWQRRRAVAPPAREVTGPEPGPPMGPTPRPGP